A stretch of DNA from Acidimicrobiales bacterium:
AGCTGCCCTCGGAGGCCAGGCTCTGCGCCCGCACCTCGGCGTAGAGCGCCACGAGCGAGCACAGGCCGGCCGCGGCGGCACCGGCGGCGAGGGCCGTGCCGACGAGCAGCACCCGGGGACGGGGCGGCTCCGGCGCGGGTGCGGCGGTGAAGACCTCGAGAGCGGGGTCGCCGGTGCCGACGGTCCCGGTCCCGGTCGTGGCGATCGTGTCGGCCATCAGGCGGACGCCTCCGTGGTGTCACGCAGCGCGGCGTGGCGAGCGTCGTACAGCGGGGCCTCGGAGGTGATCTCCGGCAGGCTCGGGAAGTTCCCGACCGGCGGGGGCGACGAGGTGGCCCACTCGAGCGTGTGCCCGTTCCACGGGTCGTCGCCCGGGCCCGTGCCCCGACCGACCCGGGCGCCGAGCACGGCGAGGATGCCGAGCAGGGCGCCCACCACCACGACCACCCCGCCGATGGCGGAGACCAGGTTCAGCGTCTCGACCGTGCCCACCTCGTCGATGCCCGAGGTGTCGAAGGCCAGCAGGCGCTGCTGGTCGAGGAGGCCGGCGACGGCGTAGGGCACGGCCAGCACCAGGGTGCCGATCAGCAGGAGCGTGGCGACGAGCCGGGCCGTCGCCTCCGACAGCAGGTTGCCGTAGAGCTTGGGCGCCCAGAAGACGAGGCCACCGAACCCGGCGGTCAGGGCCGCCAGCAGCACCGCGTAGGTCTGGGCGGTCATCCAGGTGCTGCCCACCAGGTCGAGCGCGTCGATCGAGGTGGCAGCGCCGGCCGCGACGCCGACCAGCAGCAGGAGGCCCGACGCCAGGGCGAACAGCAGCGGGCTGGCGACCTTCACCTTGCCGGCCGCGAGCGTGGAGCTCCACAGGCCCAGGAGGGCGAGCACCGGGAGGACGATGGCCCAGCTCACGACGATCCAGGGCCCGTCGTGGAGCCAGGGCGTGAGGTCGGCGTCGTCGGCAGCGAAGGTGTCGATCCCGGCCTGGGCCCAGGCACCGAAGCTCAGCGCACCGAACAGCCCGACGAGGAACATCGCGGCCGAGTGCCGCTTGAGGCGACGCTGGGCGAACACCGGGACGATGTCGGCGATGATGCCGAGCGCCGGGATGGCGAAGGCGTAGACCGCCGGCTGCCAGAACACCCAGAGGATCTGGTTGTAGAGGCCGTCGGCGCCGCCCATGAAGCCGGAGCCGTAGACCAGGTCGACGTAGGCCAGCACCAGCAGCCCGGCGAGCACCGGCAGGGTCAGCAGCCAGATGGTGGTGGCGACCAGCATCGACCAGGAGAACAGCGGCGCGCGGCGCAGGCTCATCCCGGGCGCCCGCAGCGCGACCACGGTGGTGGCCACCGACACGCTGGCGGTGCAGAGCGCCAGGAGCACGGCGACCAGCGAGGCGACGAACAGCGCCACCCCGTCGGCCTCTCCCCCGAAGGGGCCGCCGTTGACGGCGTAGGAGGTCAGCACCAGGCC
This window harbors:
- a CDS encoding cbb3-type cytochrome c oxidase subunit I, producing MTEAPRDVLDVAAVDTEPVSPTGLAALVGSGDPRSIGKLYIGTSLLFLLVAGVTGVLVGFEQVDVDKPDNVLSADTLAQVYTLHSISGLFLVVLPLLLGIALAVVPLQLGASTVAFPRAAAASYWVFLVGGGLVLTSYAVNGGPFGGEADGVALFVASLVAVLLALCTASVSVATTVVALRAPGMSLRRAPLFSWSMLVATTIWLLTLPVLAGLLVLAYVDLVYGSGFMGGADGLYNQILWVFWQPAVYAFAIPALGIIADIVPVFAQRRLKRHSAAMFLVGLFGALSFGAWAQAGIDTFAADDADLTPWLHDGPWIVVSWAIVLPVLALLGLWSSTLAAGKVKVASPLLFALASGLLLLVGVAAGAATSIDALDLVGSTWMTAQTYAVLLAALTAGFGGLVFWAPKLYGNLLSEATARLVATLLLIGTLVLAVPYAVAGLLDQQRLLAFDTSGIDEVGTVETLNLVSAIGGVVVVVGALLGILAVLGARVGRGTGPGDDPWNGHTLEWATSSPPPVGNFPSLPEITSEAPLYDARHAALRDTTEASA